A stretch of the Ipomoea triloba cultivar NCNSP0323 chromosome 16, ASM357664v1 genome encodes the following:
- the LOC116008001 gene encoding basic form of pathogenesis-related protein 1-like yields MEFSFLQVSIAIIALAAIAQPSFGQAACDPDCIKGFIAAHNAARETVGAPPVKWNTTLADFAESYATKRSADCAAQHSQGPYGENIAMASAELSPADSVKLWMDEKKYYDQASNSCTGGECHHYTQVVWRDSASIGCARATCKTGWMFVTCNYYPPGNYVGERPY; encoded by the coding sequence atggagTTTTCTTTTCTGCAGGTCTCTATTGCCATAATTGCCTTAGCCGCCATTGCCCAGCCATCTTTTGGACAGGCCGCCTGTGACCCTGATTGCATTAAAGGGTTTATTGCTGCACATAACGCGGCCCGAGAAACTGTTGGCGCTCCACCTGTTAAGTGGAACACCACCTTAGCAGACTTCGCTGAATCCTATGCCACCAAGAGGTCTGCTGACTGTGCGGCGCAGCACTCACAAGGGCCATATGGAGAAAACATCGCAATGGCTTCTGCCGAATTGTCTCCGGCGGATTCCGTGAAGTTGTGGATGGATGAGAAGAAATACTATGACCAGGCGTCGAATTCTTGCACCGGCGGAGAGTGCCACCATTATACGCAGGTGGTTTGGCGTGACAGCGCGAGTATTGGTTGTGCTAGGGCTACGTGCAAAACTGGTTGGATGTTTGTCACCTGCAACTATTACCCTCCAGGCAACTATGTGGGCGAACGTCCGTATTAA